ACTTCCCGCCTGGGGATATTTTTTCTGTCAGGAATTCACCTTGTGGTAATTGATCCAGATCATAAAATAACCAATACACTCCATCACTAATCATTGTTACAACCGTTATGCCGACGAATGTACCAATCAGCACCGCCTTCTTCATGAACGAAATTCTATTATTGTGATTAACCATTTCCATTTTCACATTACCTCTCATATTTTATAGGACTTACTTTCATCCTAATTCATGAGCTTGTTCTTCTATAATTCTCTTACTTTTGTTTCAGACCTAATGATAATATTCACTATATTATGAGAACCATTGACCATCTCTTCTCCCTCTTCTAATACATTGATGTACGTTTCAATCATAGCGGTTTTATCTTCATTTGGTTTTAAAGTGACTTCATAGGGAGCATCTTTATTAAGTAAAGACACTGTTTTCACCTCATCTTCATAAGGATACGTTTCATAAAATAACACCTCGAATGAAACGGGTTCATCACTATAGTTTTCAAACGGAAGTTCGCATTTTGCAAACAAAGTCGCTTCCTTTGCTTCTTCGAATGTACAGCGGCTCCGTTCTATCTTGTATGAAACCGCATCAACCCCCCTTGCGATAGTCTTTTGATATGTCTGAAAGAGATAATCCGGTAATAGCATAAACACAATAAGAACAAGAATAATTGTTCTACCTTTATATTGATTTAATGATTTTAGCAAGAAGAAAAGACTAAGGAATAATAGACATAAGGAGGCTACGCCTATTCCATTGACACCATCTTGATTTTCAAGTGGAATATTAAATAGAAAAAGCGTATTGACTCCATTGAACTTTTCATGAGGCAAAAAACTCGCCAAAAGGAGAGATAACATAAATAAAATAAAAAATATGCCGAAGAACCTTCTATTTATTTCTATATGATTCTTTTCCTTTTTCGTGATCAAGTAACTTTCATCTCCTTTCATTGCCCTTACCTGTTCAGCATTGTATAGTAAAGAGCCCTGTTTGAAAATTAATGGCTTCGTTTCCTTCTAAACCAGTTTGTTCTCTTCTCCTTATCTATCTAACAAGCTCAATTCATTGTCATTCGATAGACAATAACAATAAAACTCATCTACAACTCCTATAAACCTAGTACTATTCTTCTATAATTTACTTTATTATCCTAATTATAACAGTTATTTCTTACTATGACGATCTAATGATCGATTTACTCTTATTTCATTTCTTATAAAGCAATTAGAATATGTAATGATTGCCTTCTTAGTATCATTTATCATACAATTAGGATAACGTTCATACATACTCAACTTAGCTGATTTTAAGTCGATTGAATTCTAGACTATTTTTCTAAACGAATAATTCGACTAGTTTCATTTAAAAAATTGAAAAGGTGATGATAAAGATTGGATAAAAAATTTATACTTATAACAGGGGCTTCTGGAGGAATTGGCTATGAACTAGCCCACTTATTTGCCAAGGATCGTCATAATCTACTACTCGTTGCTCGAAATGAACAAAAACTGACGGAATTAGCCAATACATTAGCTTCTACCTATTCTATCGAGGCAAAAGTTTTACCGAAGGACTTAACAAATCCACAAGCGCCTCAAGAAATCTTCGATTATTGTCAAAGTGAAGGAATGACTATTGATGGTCTCGTAAACAATGCTGGGTTTGGAAATTTCGGTTTGTTTGCCGAAACAGATTTAGTGAAAGAAATGGAAATGGTTCAAGTCAATATAACGGCTCTTACCTACTTAACTAAACTATTTTTACCGAAGATGGTTGAACGTAAATCAGGTAAAATAATGAACGTTGCTTCAACAGCCGCTTTTCAACCTGGTCCCTATTTAGCGAATTATTCCGCAACAAAAGCCTATGTACTTTCTCTTACAGAAGCAATTGCGAATGAAGTAAAGGGTACAGGGGTATCTGTCAGTGCGCTTTGTCCGGGTCCAACCGAAACTGGTTTTCAATCGGCGGCGAATATGGATAACTCGAAGAATTTCGAAGCTGGAAAAGTGATGGATGTAAAATCCGTAGCGAAAGCTGGTTATAACGGCTTAATGAATGGAAAAACAACCATCATTCCTGGGAAAATGAACTTTATCATGGCTACATCAGTTCGTTTTGGTCCTCGAAAATTAATCCCAAGTATTGTTCGAAAAATGGTCGAACCGAAATCATAAGAGTATAAATAGGATAATGTCCTATTCAGGCGCTTTTCAAAAAAGAAAAGCGCCTGATTTTTTATTAACGGGTTCCTTCCGTTTCGTGATGCAATCTAGGTAAAACACATCCTGTTTTTTACAGAAAATCTCAGAGCAATTCACTCGAATAATCACATTAGAAAACGCTGTTGTTTCCAACATCAACAGCGTTTTTATTTTAACTAAATATATACAAATCAAAATGAATTTCCGCTTGAATTGAACTAGCAAAATCAATAATGTTTTTCCGTAAATACATAGCTGGCTTTTCGTTATTCTCAACTTGAATCACTACCATAAAAAAATACTCTAAACCGTATTTCTCCTTGAGAAGTTTTAATTGTTCCGTTTTCCCTTCAATCGAATTTAGAATTACGTTCAACTGATTATTTATATCGTATGATTCTTGGTATCCAGTGCTTATAGTCCAATTAGTTTCTATTCTGTATCTGATTTTCGTGGATACAAGATGGGGATTATTAGGTCTTTCAATAACATCTCCCTTTTTATAAGTTTTTGTTGGCTCAATAACAAGGGTGTTTGTAAATGCCTCCACAGGAAACTCATCAGCCACTGCACTAAAATAAGCCATAACCTTGGTTTTATCCAGAACGGTTCCTCCTCTATCGTAAATAAATGATATCTTTCATAGTAAAAACCTTATCAGCCAGCCCTATTTTTTGGGCTGGTGTTAATTCTTCTTTATCGCAATATATATATGGCAGACAATTGTTATAAAAAGTTGGTAAAATGGTTAAAGTCATTTTAGCATATTTAGGATAAAAATTTCTTCGGCTACGGATCAATTAGAGAAGGAAGTGAAAGTGCGATTCCAAGTAGTACCGACAGGCGAACCCATTGAATCGGATAGCATTGTAATTTTGAAAACCCTATTTTACTTCCTTCAAGTCTATATTGGCTTGGTTTATTTACATCGGAGTATTCATTTTGAGTTTCACCGAACCATTTATAGAATGGATTAGTGCAATGATTAAACTGAATATGATAGCTCCGACCATTTATGTGAAAGATAATCGGTTTGAATAAAACTTCCCTATAATTCTTGGCAAACTCCTTGGGAAGCATTTTCGAGATAGTTTTTCGCTCTGCCTAACTTCCGTAAGGAGAAAGGTGATCCTACAATAACAACATTATCAGTCTTAGTTGCAAGACGTTCTAGTTAAAATGTAAACCCTTCTTTTGCGTAACCTTTACGTATTACGACAATACTAAACATTTATCGCTATTTACTAGCTAGATCCTTTTTCATACTATTAGTTTATAGAGTGAGAAGGCGCCGAACCATTCTATACAATAGTACTAAAATATGAAGCTATGAAATCACTAAGATAACGGAATAATCGAGAGTGAGTCTTACTATGAATTATTTTTCTTCTATACAACAATAACTGCCCAATTTAACGATTTGTTCTCTGACTTTTTAAAACGTACATAGTGTAGTACTAGCTTCAGCTATTCATACAGCAGTACCATTCCTCCATCGTCATAACCATTAGTCTACTAATAATTTTCTTAATATTCTAATAAAAAGGAGACGTGTAGTTGATGAAAACAAGATGTATTCGTTTACTAACTATTCTATTACTAAGTTTCACTTTATTTTCTGTTGATTCCATTGGCGCAAAAGCAGCTAGTACTACTGGTTCATTTTCATTATTAACCTATAATGTGGCCGGTTTATGGGATCCCATTTCCTCTTCTAACCCAGCTGTGAATACCGAACAAATAAGTCCAAGATTAAATCATTATGACCTTGTTCTCGTACAGGAGGATTTTAACTATCATAAAGACCTTATTTCAAAGGTGAATCATGAGTACCTATCTTCTCATTCTGGGGTAATGGCTTTTGGAGACGGATTAAACAGAATGTCTATTTTCCCATTTTCTAATTTTAAACGCGAGGATTGGGATGACTGTTATGGTATCTTTTCTGCCGGCTCCGACTGCCTAACGCCAAAAGGATTTTCATTTGCTAGGCATGAAGTGGCCGACGGTGTGTTTATTGATGTTTATAATTTACATGCAGACGCTGGTAGCAACGATAAAGACTTTAACGTTCGAAAAAAGAACTTTTTGCAAGTCTTATCGAGAATAGACCAATGGTCCAAAGGTCAAGCTGTCATCGTAACGGGGGATTTCAACAGTCATTGGAAGGATGTTGATGGTGTTCGTCAATTTGCAGAGGTCGGATTCTCTGATGCATGGGCAGAATGGCATAACAACGGGGAAATTCCAGCTGTTGGTGTATCTGGTGGACGAATAGACAAGATTTTATACCGAAGTGGGGATGATGTTACAATAGATATTACAGAGTACGCTGTTCCTCATGAGGACTTTTTAGATCGTAATGGCAATAAATTATCCGATCACAAGCCTGTATCTGCACAATTTGAATTTCATTATTAAATAGAAGGAAAAAGGCTTCTTAATCATTTTTCAGTACATGAAAAACCTCTCCTATTAACGTGGGAGAGGTTTATTTTAGTGGTGCAAACAACGAAATAACGGATAAAAATCTACTAGTTCATCTACCTGGATCACAATATATTTCTCCATACAAAAAGACCGATTCAGAGTCAGTCCTTTTTGGTTTTAGGCAGTTTTCTCTACAGTTGAAATGTTAAAAGGTGCAATTTCTTATCCAATTCCTCATTTATTATTACATCTGCATCCATCATAATTT
The DNA window shown above is from Bacillus spongiae and carries:
- a CDS encoding DUF4279 domain-containing protein, which translates into the protein MAYFSAVADEFPVEAFTNTLVIEPTKTYKKGDVIERPNNPHLVSTKIRYRIETNWTISTGYQESYDINNQLNVILNSIEGKTEQLKLLKEKYGLEYFFMVVIQVENNEKPAMYLRKNIIDFASSIQAEIHFDLYIFS
- a CDS encoding endonuclease/exonuclease/phosphatase family protein, encoding MKTRCIRLLTILLLSFTLFSVDSIGAKAASTTGSFSLLTYNVAGLWDPISSSNPAVNTEQISPRLNHYDLVLVQEDFNYHKDLISKVNHEYLSSHSGVMAFGDGLNRMSIFPFSNFKREDWDDCYGIFSAGSDCLTPKGFSFARHEVADGVFIDVYNLHADAGSNDKDFNVRKKNFLQVLSRIDQWSKGQAVIVTGDFNSHWKDVDGVRQFAEVGFSDAWAEWHNNGEIPAVGVSGGRIDKILYRSGDDVTIDITEYAVPHEDFLDRNGNKLSDHKPVSAQFEFHY
- a CDS encoding SDR family oxidoreductase, which codes for MDKKFILITGASGGIGYELAHLFAKDRHNLLLVARNEQKLTELANTLASTYSIEAKVLPKDLTNPQAPQEIFDYCQSEGMTIDGLVNNAGFGNFGLFAETDLVKEMEMVQVNITALTYLTKLFLPKMVERKSGKIMNVASTAAFQPGPYLANYSATKAYVLSLTEAIANEVKGTGVSVSALCPGPTETGFQSAANMDNSKNFEAGKVMDVKSVAKAGYNGLMNGKTTIIPGKMNFIMATSVRFGPRKLIPSIVRKMVEPKS